A stretch of Halichondria panicea chromosome 1, odHalPani1.1, whole genome shotgun sequence DNA encodes these proteins:
- the LOC135349127 gene encoding uncharacterized protein LOC135349127 — protein sequence MTLIEIIKLIRVLLICFLAGFSIAQYSVSVDRPCPMETVTFTCTANGDILIWDLPGNRITVLTTSDPLVMQSGYTVTLIALDNDTLTSTLSRTAENGITVSCLEIVSTLTTIGSSTIRLADPPGPPSAVRHFILSSSANEVSVSVQWNPPTETGGRDDPTYTVTISPPAQLFATVLTSTSVTVTAPYNVDYTVSVVATNCAGNSTTADYNFRIGGCSALTNLTNGAFGPVFSRLPGSTVTIQCDAGYVPTVTMVTCEGTLMWSPDPEAIECTSLTTPTLTTPAPCSNCASLSDGSRFDAAVSISVVVTAILFTIIGLFVGLLIMYLFMHKKNVYSPSAKERANVGPTVSAGPVYEEVSPKEEIELNTNQAYGPVGL from the exons ATGACACTAATAGAGATAATAAAGCTCATTAGAGTTCTTctgatttgctttctggctggcttcagcaTTG cccaatattcagtgagtgtggatagaccatgtccaatggaaacagtcacttttACCTGCACTGCTAATGGAGATATCTTGATATGGGACCTGCCTGGAAATCGTATCACTGTCCTCACCACCTCTGATCCACTAGTAATGCAGTCAGGCTACACTGTGACACTGATTGCACTTGATAACGATACATTAACTTCTACTCTATCAAgaacagcagagaatgggatcactgtgtccTGTTTGGAGATTGTGTCTACTCTAACCACTATAGGATCTTCAACAATCCGTTTGGCTG atccACCAGGACCACCTTCCGCTGTAAGACATTTTATTTTGAGCAGCTCAGCCAATGAAGTCAGTGTatctgtacagtggaaccctcctactgagactggtggtagagatgacccCACTTACACGGTGACCATCTCACCTCCGGCCCAGCTCTTTGCaactgtcctcacatccacctctgtcactgtgactgctccatacaatgtggactacactgtcagtgttgtggctaccaactgtgctgggaacagtacaactGCTGACTACAACTTTAGGATCG GTGGCTGTTCTGCGTTGACCAACCTCACGAATGGAGCATTTGGACCAGTCTTCAGCAGATTGCCTGGATCAACAgtaaccatccagtgtgatGCTGGGTATGTGCCTACTGTTACAatggtgacatgtgagggtacactgatgtggagtccagaccctgaggctattgagtgtacatcactaaccacacctactcTCACAACTC CTGCTCCTTGTAGTAATTGTGCCAGCCTATCTGATGGGAGTCGATTTGATGCAGCTGTCTCCATCAGCGTGGTTGTCACAGCAATTCTATTCACGATAATAGGATTATTTGTGGGACTCTTGATAATGTATTTGTTCATGCATAAGAAGAATGTGTACTCCCCGTCAGCTAAAGAGCGAGCTAACGTAGGACCCACTGTAtcagctggtcctgtttatgaggaggtgtcacccaaggaggagattgaactaaatactaaccaggcgtatggaccagtaggactgtga